CTTCGAACGAAAGCTCGACGTCGCGAGCCTCCGTCGCGGTGATTTCCGTCCGCACGACGGCACGCCACGAATCGGCGAAGTACAGCGTCTGGCGAACCGTCAGTCCCGGCGCCGTGTAGCTGCGCTCCAGGAAGCCCGGCCCGGCATGCCCACCCGTTGCCGACAAGGCCAACGCCTTGTGTTGCACGGCGTCGCGCAGGGCCAGCGTCGCCATCCGCGTGCCGGTCCACTGGCCACCTGCCAAGCTGTGCACGAACGGACCGGTGAAACCGGCGGAGGCCTCACCGGCGGCCGGCAGGCTGTAGCCATGCCAGGCGCCGGCATCGAAAAAGATATTGAAGCTGCGGTCGCCGGCGTTCTTCGGCGAACCATGCATGTCGAGCAGGTCGAGGTACGGGGCCTGGTCACCGGCCACGTCGGCAGCGAGGGCGACATCATGCCCCCAGCCAGCCAGGGCCAGCGCGAACGCCAGCGCCGCGAAACGGTGATGCCCGATACGGGAATACTTCACGTCACACTCCTGTTGCGTCGATCTCTCTGCGCACATGACCCGCTGCAGGCACAGGGTCTGCGCACGAATCCATCCTGCCGCCCATGTGCAAAGCGCCGGCCACTTTCGCAGCCGGCGCCTTGCAGACTAACCACGTGCCCTGGCGGGTACCAGTTCAGTCATCAGAACTGGTACTTGACCTGCAGGTTCACCTCGCGTCCCTCGATCGAGCGGGCCAGGATCACGCCGCCGCCGCTGGCGAAGCCGAACAGGCGTGCATTGCCTTCGGTGATGCCGATCTCATTGGTGAGGTTGGTACCGCGCAAGGTCACCACCCAGTTCTGGCCGATGTTCGCCATCGCGCCAGCGCTGAAGTCGTAGTAGTGGCCGAGCGGCTGCTGGTTGAGCTGGTCGCCGTAGCGCGTGCCGACGTACTCATAGGTCAGCCAGAACTTCAGGCTGCCCCAGCTGGTGGGAATCAGGTAGCCCGGGGTCAGGCGGTACTGCACCTTCGGCTGGCGGTCGAGCTGCTTGCCACTGATGCTGTCGCAACGCTGGCTGCCGTCCTGCGCCACGTACGGCACGCAACCGGCGTAGTCGGAGTAATGGCCGTCCATATAGTTGCCGCTGAGGGCAACGGAGAAGTTCTGGAACGGCTTGACCGTCACCGCGGCGTTGAGTCCCTTGGTCACCGAGCCATACACCAGGTTGACCTGTCCGGTGGGCAGGTTGATCGAGTACGGGATGCCATGGAACAGGCGGCGATAGGCGGACACGTCGGCAAAGATCCACGGCGCCTGGTACTTGAAGCCCACTTCCATGTTGTGGATCTTCTCAATCGGCGGATGGCCGAGGTTCACCACATCGTCGAAGCCCGGCAGGAACACGCCGTCATTGACGCGCGCATAGGCGCTCATGTTGTCGTTGAACGTGTAGTTCGCACCCAAGGTCCACGACGGCGCGCTGCGCGAGCTGGTGGGGTTGATCTTGCTGTTGACCAGATACTCGGCGTTGTTGTTGTAGACGGTGTACGGGTTGTTGTCGAGGTCGCCCGACGCGGTGTTCTGGAACCAGCCGCTCACATCGTCGTGGTGGATGCGGATGCCGCCGTCGAAGCGCCACTTGCCCACGTTCCACACGTCCGCCAGGTAGAACGCCCAGGTGGTGGCGTGCCAGCGTTCGTTGAAGGCCATCCACGACTGCGGCTGCGAGTTCCAGAACAGGCCCTGGTTGTCCGTCAGCGCGTAGTTGTTCACGCCGTCGGTCATGTTGACCACGATCGGGTTCGGGTTGCTCTGGGCCTGCATCAGCATGTTCAGGCCGTCTTCTTCGACGTGGTGCTCGGAATACACCGCCAGGTAGTTGCCGAAGGTGAGCGTATTGCCTTCGAACAGTTCCTTGCTGACGCGGAATTCATTGCTGACCGAATTGATCTGCTTATGAATGTATTCCGGGTTCTGGATGGTGACATTTTCGTTCATGTTCGCCGGCTTGCCATTGGTGTACGTGGCAGTCGCGGTGAGGTTCGACGGCAAGCCGAACGACGAGACCATGCCGGCAATGGTGTTCGCCAACGTGTCCGGGTTGGCGCCCGTGCTGTAGAACGCGGTGGTGTCCATGCTGCCGGCGGTGAAGAACAACTTGTCCGACAGCGACCAGCCGTTATCCCAGTCCAGATCCAGGTTGGCGCCGAACATGCGCACGTTGCCGCCCTGCCCGTTGGCCATGTCGATGTTCTGACCGGTCGGCGAGCAGCCCGCGGTGTTGCACGGGTCAAGCTGCAGGAACATGCGACGGTCGGCGTTGCTGCCGAACGTACCCGTCAGCGGGCTGAAGTTCGGATACGCGGAGAACTGGCCTGCCGAGGGGTTGAGGATGGGCGTGTCGGTCACCCACTGGTTCTTGTCCTTCAGCACGCGGGCGAAGAACATGATCGAACCGTGGTCCAGATCGTGGCTCAGCGTCGCGGTGAGCTGGCCGCCCTTGTCGGCCGCGAACTGCGGATCACGCACGCCGTCGGACTTGCGCCAGAAACCGCCGATGCTGCCGTACCAGCCGCTGTTCTTGCTGATCGGGAAGCCGTAGAAGCCGTCGATGCGGTACATGCCCTCGGAGCCGACGGTAAGGCCGATGTCGCCGGTGGGCTTGCTGCTGCCTTCACGCAGGATGAAGTTCGCGATCATGCCCGGCTGGCCGTTGCCGTACAGCACCGAGGTACCGCCCTGCACCGCCTCCAGGCGATCGACGGTGTCATCCAGGCGCACCATGGCGTCGGTGAAGTAGTCCCACTTGGGGAACAGCGGCGAGCCGTTCATCTGCATGGTGACGAAGGGCGCGCCGCTATCGGAAGGAAAGCCCGCGACTTCGATGTTGGCGCCGGTCTGGCCGCCCGAGGATTCCGGATAGACACCCGGCGAGATCTTCAGAAGGTCGGCAACGCTGACCGGATTGAGCTCCTTGATCTGCTGCAGGGTCGCGGTGGTAATCGAGTAACTCGCGTCGATCTTGCGGATACCGCCCGCCGCCGAGTTACCGGTGACCACGACCTGGTCAAGGCTCTGCACGGTCTTGTTGGCCGACGCCGCCTGCTGGCGCTGTTCGACAGACGCGTTGTTCTGCGCCTTCGGAGCCGTCGCCGGCGGAGGCGTCTGGGTCTGTGCATCCTGAGCGTGGAGCGCACCGGTCACGAGTACGGCGCTGATCGCGGCAGCCAGCGTGCGCTTGTCGATCTTCTTCCAACCTTTCATTTCGAAAGTTCCTCCCCGGAACATTAGGAATGTTGCCTGCGTTGCGAATCGGGTCCGGCCTTGCGGCAGTGCGCACTGACATCGAGCTGTCGTGTCGCTACGCCTCTTGTCCGCCACTCCGCGCCGCCGCCTCAGTCCTGTGTCTTCGGTCGTTCGTCCGGGAGTGCGACTTCATCCTAACGCACTTTTTTCTATTTGTCCTACTATATAACTATACGTCAAAAGTCACGGATGGCCCGGCAACGGGGGTTGCGCTGCACCATGGGAAGGCGGGCCACGGACACGGTGAAACGCCCGGCGCCCGCGCCGGGACGCGGTGATGCAAGGGGTCGGATGCCGCTAACATGTGGCGGACGAGGCGCCTGCAGGAACATCCGCGGGGCGGTGCCCGGGGTCTCCCGGAGGGTCGTTGTGCTAAGTTCCGGGTGACGCTGCATCGCAGCATGCGTCGACACCAAAGCCCGGGACGGCGCGGAACACGCTGCAACTTTTTTATTGACAAGCTTCCGGTGGAGAGAGATCCAACATGAAATTTTCGGATGCTCGCAGTTTGCACGGCCAGGTCGTCCGTGAACTGGGCACAAGGATTGTCGCCGGCGACCTGAAGCCTGGCGATGTGCTGCCGCGCGAGGACGCCCTGGCGGAAAGCATGCAGGTGAGCCGCAATGCCCTGCGCGAAGCGCTGAAAGTCCTGGCCGCCAAGGGCCTGATCGAAGCGCGCCCGAAAACGGGCACGCGCGTGCGTCCCACGGAAGCATGGAGCCAGCTCGACGCCGACGTGCTTTCCTGGCGCTGCGCCTCCATGCCTACCGATGATTTCATCGAAAAGCTCATCGAGATGCGCGAGATCATCGAACCGGCCGCGGCGGCCGCGGCAGCAAAACGGCGCACCACGGCGCAGCTGGCCAAGATCGACGCCGCTTACCGCCGGATGGAAGCCGCGCAGGATGCCAGCGACTGGGCGGAAGCGGACCTGAGTTTCCACAATGCCGTGCTGCAGGCGACCGGCAACGAGATGATGATTTCGCTGTTCTCCGTCATCGAGAGCGTGCTCGGCATGTTCTTCGTGCTGTCCGCGCAGACGGCCGGCAATTTCAAATACTCGCTTCCGCACCACCAGAAGGTGCTGGAAGCCATTCGCCGCAGCCAGTCCGAAGCGGCGCGCAAGGCCATGCAGGCGATGATCGTGGATTCGCGCGCCAACCTCGACAAGCGCCGCAAGAAGGGCCTCAAGAAGGTTTCCTGAGCGCCATGGCCGTCGGCGGGTTGATCACAACCCGCCGAGCACGCCCTCGAGCTTGCCGAGGAACTCCTCCGCGTTGGCCTGGCTGAACACGATGGGCGGCTTGATCTTCAGCACGTTGTCATCGGGACCATCCGTGGACAACAGGACATGGCGCGCCTTCATCGCCTCCACCACGGCTTTGGCCCGGGGCTGGTCCGGCGTACGGGCCGCGCGATCGGCGACAAATTCCGCGCCGATGAAGAGGCCGCAACCACGGACGTCCCCGATCATCTCGAAACGCTTCTGCAAATCGCGCAGGCCATCCATCACGAACTGACCAACGCGCTGGGCGTTCTCCTGCAGCCGCTCCTCCTCGATCACATCGAGCACTGCCAGCGCTATCGCCGAGGACACCGGGTTGCCGCCGAAAGTATTGAAATACTCCATGCCGGTGACGAAGCTCGCGGCGATCTCCGGCGTGGTGACCACCGCGCCCATGGGGTGACCGTTGCCCATCGGCTTGCCCATGGTGACGATGTCCGGCACCACCCCCTGGCGCTCGAACGCCCAGAAGTGTTCGCCCGCACGGCCAAAGCCGACCTGCACTTCGTCCGCCAGGCATACGCCGCCAGCCGCGCGTATCGCCTGGTAGACCTCAGGCAGATAGCCCTCCGGCAACATGATCTGGCCACCACAGCCCAGCAGCGATTCGCCGAAGAACACCGCCACCTCCTTGCCGCGTCCGCGCAGTTCGCCGATGACCGGTGCCGCCAGCTCGCCATACTTGCGACCCGCGTCGGGCGTATCGCCGAATCGCCCGCGATAGACGTCGGGCATGGGCAGCACGCCCACGTGGGACGGCTGGCCTTCGCCCCCGTTGCCGTTGAACTTGTACGGGCTGAGCTCGATCATCGACGGCGAGTTGCCGTGGTAGGCGTGATCGATCACCACCACGCCTTTGGCGCGCGTGTGCGCCCGTGCCAGCCGGAGCGCCAGATCGTTCGCCTCCGTACCCGAGTTGGTGAGGAACACCACCGACAGCGGCGACGGCAGCGTGCTCATGAGCCGCAATGCGTACTCGACGATGTTGTCGTGCAGGTAGCGCGTATTGGTGTTGAGCTGCGCCATCTGCGCCTGCCCCGCCGCCACCACGCGCGGATGGCAATGGCCGACGTGGCACACGTTATTGACCATGTCCAGGTAACCCTGGCCCTCCTGGTCATACAACCACGCGCCTTCGCCACGAGTGATCTTCAACGGCTCGCGATACGACACGCTCAGCGTCGGGTTCAGGTACTGCCGGCGCAGCCGGAGGATCTCCCCGTTGCTGCGCGCCGGGACATGGAGGGTCGCAAGTTCAGTCATGGCTGGATTCCAGATAGGGTCGCACGATGGCGTCGGGCGCCACGTCGGCAAGCTGGCGAAGCAGGCCCCGCACACCTTGCTGGGAAACGAGGACAAAGGGGTTGTCCGGCTGCTCGCGGTGCGACCGCGTCGCCATCAGGATGCTGTGGCAGAGCCGGGCAAGGATGAAGGCATGCAGTTGCTCCAGCTCGCTGCGCTGAAGCGGCTGCTCGGCAAGGTAACCGCCAACGATGGCCTGCGCGCACGCCACCGGATCCGACTCGTGCTGCATGGCGTACGTGCATGCGATGGCAAGGTCGGCAAGACGGAAGCTGGTGCACATGTCGCCAAAGTCGATCACTGCGCTGACCCGCTTTCCGCCCGCACCATCGTCGTCAACGATGACGTTGAGGTCGTTGGCATCGTTGTGGAGCACGGATACCGGCAACGTGGCGCGCCATGCCGGCAGGGCGGCGCAGAAGCGCGTGGCGTGTTCGCGTACGATGTCGCGGAAGGCAGCGTCTTCGACATGAGGCACCTCATCCAGCAGCCGCGGCAGGCTCATGAGGTTCCAGTCGTGCGCACGCTCGGCGGCCGGATGACGGAAGTCCTGCAGCCCCCGGGTCAGCCGCCCCACTGCCTGCCCCAAACTGCGGTGCAGCACGCGACATTGATGCGGCTGCAGGCTGTTGATGGCTTCGGCATAGGTCGTGCCGGGCACATAGCTCAGCATGCGCACCAGGCAGGCCTGTCCCTCGATGGGCAGGGCCAGCAGGTGTTCGCCGTTGCTGGCGAACTGCACGCGTGGACAACCGAGCGAAGGCTCGCGTCGGGCCAGCTCCATCATGGCCAGGTTTTCCAGCTCGATCTCCGCGGCCGACCAGGACGGATGCGCGACCTTCAGCACATAGCCGTCGCCATCGGCACGGATGCGGAAGTTCTGGTCCGCATACGAGGGCAAGGCCCTGGCTTCGCCCTCGATACCCCAATGACGTGCTGCCAGCCTCGATGCTTCGACAGGCGTCAACATGTCCATGCGGAACCCCCTGCCCTGGACGGCTCCAAAAACGATCGGTTGCGCCAGTCCCGCAAGCGCGGAATGCTGGGTACATCTTGTCTCTTGCATCGAACAGCGCTGTGCATCCCCGGATGACTCCTCGATTGCAGCCGACCCAATGGTAGGATAATTTGACAAATAAACCCAATGACAGGCTCGTCTCCATGTTCCGGCCCTTGCTTGCAGCCGTACTGACCTCGGCAGTGATGATCAGCGGCGTGTGCGCCGCCCCCAACGAGGCGGGCCAAGGCGCCCGCCCCCAGGGCGCCGCCCTGCTGCACCAGCGCGAGCCGATGAGCTTCGGCGTGTTCTATTACCCGGAACAGTGGCCGCGCGAGCAGTGGCAGCGCGACATGAACGGCATGGCCAAACTCGGCTTCGGCTTCACTCACATGGCCGAGTTCAGCTGGACCTACCTGGAGCCGGAGGAAGGCCGCTTCGACTTCCAGTGGCTTGATGACGCCATCGAGATGGCCCACAAGGCCGGCCTGCGCGTCATCCTCGGCACGCCTTCCGGGGCGCCGCCCGCCTGGATGGGCGAACACTATCCGGAGGTCTACCGGGTGGACGAGCACGGCCAGCGCCACGAGCACGGCATCCGCGCCGAGGTATCCCTGTCCAATGCGAAGTACCAGGCCTTCGTGACCCGGCTGGTCACGGCCATGGCGCAGCACTACAGCCATGATCGTCGCGTATGGGGCTGGCAGATCGACAATGAACCCAGCAGCTTCGCCGACTTCAGCGACAGCGCGCGCGCGTCGTTCCAGCGGTGGCTGAAGGACAAGTACGGCACCATCGATGGCATGAACGCCGCCTGGGGCGGTTCGTTCTGGAGCACCCGCTACACAAGCTTCGAGCAGGTGTTGCTGCCCAATGCCACGCTGGCGGCGGAAGACAAGCTGAGCCCCCACGCATTGGTGGACCTTGCCCGCTTCCAGGCCGACACCACGGCGCGCTTCCTGGATTCGCAGGCCGCGCTCATCAAGAAATATGCAGCGCCCGAACAATGGGTGACGACCAACTACACCAACGTCACCACCGCGACGGATCCGCGTCGCAGCCACGACCTGGATTTCACCACGTTCACGCTTTATCCCGTGGCGGGCACCAACGTGCTGGGCGGCGACAGCTATGCCATCGGCAAGCCGGCCAACCTGATGGAAGCGGCCGCGTATTTCCGCCCCATCACCGGCACGTTCGGCGTGATGGAACTGCAACCCGGCCAGGTCAACTGGGCGGAGATCAATCCGCAACCCGATCCAGGCGCCATCGGCATGTGGATATGGCATGCCTTCGGCGCGGGCTCCTCATTGCTCAGCACGTATCGCTACCGCCATCCGCTGCGGGGCAGCGAGATGTATCACGACGGTATCGTCGGTACCGACGGCGTGACACTGTCACGCACGGGACGCGAATACGTCGACACCATGCACGAGATTCAGGCGCTGGAGGCAAAGCTCAACCCCAACGCAACGCTGCCTTCGGCGATGGCGAAGCGATACACCGGCTATCTCTGGAGCCACGACGTTTTCTGGGATCTCGAGATCCAGCCCCAGACCAGCCTGTGGAACACCTGGTCGTATCGCAACGGCTACACGCTCGCGGTGAAAAGCACCGGCGCTCCGATGGATTTCATCGCTGAGAGCGACGACTTCAACCGCTATCCGTTCCTGATCGCGCCAGCCTACCAAATGGTCAGCGCGTCACTGGCGAAGAAATGGAAGGCCTACGTGGAACAGGGCGGCCATCTGATCCTGACCAGCCGCACGGCACAGAAAAACGAACTGGGCCATTTCCACGAGGGCCCCTGGTCGGCACCCATCCTCGATCTCATCGGCGATGACGTGGACGGCTTCGACATGCTGCCGACGAGCGCCAATGGGAAGGTGTCCGCAGGCGGCCAGCCGCACGACTGGCATCGCTGGGCGGACATCCTTTCACCGCGCCCCGGCACCGAAGTGCTGGCCACCTACGCGGATCACTATTACGCCGGCAAGGCCGCTGCCACCACGCGTCGCCTCGGCAAGGGCAGCGTCACCATGATCGGCGTGTCCACCGATGACGGGGCGCTGGAGCGGGAGATCGTGCGCAGCGTTTACCAGCGTGCCGGCGTCGCCATCGAAGACCTGCCTAAGGGCGTCTTCCACGAATGGCGCGGTGGCTACGACTTCCTGATGAACTACAACCCCGCCCCGTTCCAACCCACGCTGCCTGCCGGCGCGACGATCGTGCACGGCAAGGTGCCACTGGCGCCGGCGCAGGCGCTGGTGTGGAAAACAGCGACACCGTAGAACCAGTGCGGGCTCCTGTTCGTCATTCCGGCGCAGGCCGGAATCCAGTGGCCGCAGTGGTTGGTCATCGCGCTGCCATGACATAAGGGCTGCCGGAATTTCGCGAAAACTGATCGTTGTCGCTACTGGATTCCGGCCTGCGCCGGAATGACGAGCAATAGGCGGGGCGCGCTGTCGCTACGACAGCATGGCGAGTTCGGTCAGGCGATCAAGCTCTTCATCATCGAAACCCGCCAGCAACCGCGCCGGACGATTGAACGGACCGCGCAGGTTGCGCCCCATGTAATCGCGCAACAGATCCAGGAAGGTCTCCCGGGGATCCAGCCCGTCGCGCTCGCAGCAGTGCCGGAACCAGCGCGTTCCCGCCGCCACGTGCGCCACTTCCTCGCGCAGGATCACCTCGAGGATGGCCACGGTGCGGTCATCACCCACAGACACCAGCCGCTCGATCATGCCCGGCGTCACGTCCAGCCCGCGCGCCTCAAGCACGCGCGGCACCAGGGCCATGCGCGCAGTGTCGTGATGCGCGGTTTTCTCCGCCATTTCCCACAGGCCGTTGTGCGCGTCGAAATCGCCATAGGCGTGGCCCAGCTCGGCGAGGCGACCGGAGAGCATCGCGAAATGACGCGCTTCGTCGTGCGCGCAACTTGCCCAGTCGCGGTAGTAGCCGAGGGGCTTGCCACGGAACCGGTAGACGGCGTCCCAGGCGAGATTGATGGCGTTGAATTCGATATGCGCCACCGCGTGCACAAGCGCCGCGCGGCCTTCGGCGGACCCGAGGCCACGGTGTGGCACCTGCCGCTGCGGCACCAGCACGGGGCGCTCAGGGCGTCCTGGCGCACCGATGGGCTCGGGGGCCGGTGATGCGGCGTCAGGGCCCAGTTCGCCCGCAAGGAAGGCCTCCCACGCCGCATGCGTGAGGCGCAGCTTTTCCGCGGGATCGGTGGCGTCGAGGCAACGCTTGGCGGCGGCGTGGAGGTCGGCGGTCATGGGCGATGATCGCTGGGAAGATGGCCTGTGGGAGCGCACCCTGTGCGCGACTGCCGAAACCTCGAGGCAGGACAGTCGCGCACAGGGTGCGCTCCCACAGGTGTGAACCCCTTACGCGCTACGGCGGGCCGCCTTGGCGTCGTCGGAACGCAGCATTTCGATCTGCTGCAGGTACTGCTGGTCCAGGCCGGTGACGTATTCGCCGGAGAAGCACGAGGTATCGAAGTGCTTCAGCTTCTCGTTGCCGTCCTGCACGGCCCAGATCAGATCCGGCAGGTCCTGGTAGATCAGCCAGTCGGCGCCCAGCACGTCCTGCACTTCCCTCTCGGTGTGGCCGGCGGCGACCAGCTCCGACGCGGCCGGCATGTCGATGCCGTACACGTTCGGGTAGCGCACCGGCGGCGCGGCGGAAGCGAAGAACACGTTCTTTGCACCGGCGTCGCGCGCCATCTGGATGATCTGGCGCGAGGTGGTGCCGCGCACGATGGAGTCGTCCACCAGCAGCACGTTCTTCTTGCGGAATTCCAGCTCCACCGGATTGAGCTTGCGGCGCACGGATTTCACGCGCTCGCCCTGCCCCGGCATGATGAAGGTGCGGCCGATGTAGCGATTCTTGACGAAGCCCTCGCGGAACGGCACGCCCAGCGCTTCGGCCAGCGCCGAGGCCGCCGTGCGGGCGGTATCGGGAATCGGAATCACCGCGTCGATGCCGTGGTCCGGGCGCTCGCGCAGGATCTTCTCGGCCAACTTCTGGCCCATGCGCAGGCGCGCCTTGTACACCGACACGTTCTCGATCATCGAGTCCGGGCGGGCCAGGTAGACGTATTCGAAGATGCACGGCGCGTGCACCGCACTGTCCGCGCAATGGCGGGCGAACAGCTGGCCGTCGTTGGTGATGAACACCGCCTCGCCCGGCTCCACGTCACGCAGGCGCTTGAAGCCAAGGATATCTAGCGCCACCGACTCGGAGGCCACGGCGTACTCGCGGCCTTCCGGCGTCACGCGCTCGCCCAGCACCAGCGGGCGGATGCCGTTCGGATCGCGGAAGGCCAGCAGGCCATAACCCAGCACCAGTGCCAGGCAGGCATAGCCGCCGCGCGCACGCTGGTGCACGCCGGCCACGGCCTTGAAGATGTGGTCGGGCGTGAGCGCCATGCGGTCCTGGATCTGCAGCTCGTGCGCCAGCACGTTCAGCAGTACTTCCGAGTCGGAATCCGTATTGATGTGGCGGCGATCGTCCTCGAACATTTCGCGGCGCAGCGTCTCGGTGTTCACCAGGTTGCCGTTATGCGCGAAGGCGATGCCGTAGGGCGAGTTCACGTAGAACGGCTGCGCCTCGGACGAGCCGTCGGAGCCGGCCGTGGGATAGCGGCAGTGGCCGATGCCGATGCGACCGTGCAGCCCGCTCATCGCGGTCTGGTTGAACACGTCGCGCACCAGGCCGTTGCCCTTGTGCAGGCGCAGGCGCGCGCCGTCCACCGTGGCGATGCCGGCGGCGTCCTGGCCGCGGTGCTGCAACACGGTCAATCCGTCATAGAGTGACGCGGCGACCTCACTGGTGCCGACGATGCCGATGATTCCGCACATGGTAGTAAAGCCTGTAATTTAAGAACTGGTTGCCGGTGCGGCCGTGGTTGCGGCCGCGGGATGGATCTCGTGTCCGGTCGCTGGCGAAGCGCCCGGGATGCTCGCCGGCAAGGCGGGCAAATGGTCAAGCAAGGCCGGAGGATTGAGGTAATGGCGGACATTGTCCGGCACCCGCTCGCCCAGCCACGCAGCCACTCCCTTGAACTGCGGCAATAACACCGAATCGTGCCACCACGGATCGCGAATGAACGCGGTAAACCCGAGCAGGAACACCCCGAGCGTCACCAACAGCACGCCACGGGCAAAACCAAACACCATGCCCAGCAGGCGGTCGGTGCCGGACAACCCGGTACCCTCCACCAGCCGGCTCACCAGGAAGCGCACCAGCGCTCCCAGGATCAGCACCGCCACAAAGCAGGCGCCGTATCCGACGAAGATCCGTGCCGACGGCAGCTCGATATGGTGCTCGAGCCCTGTCGCCACGCTGGGGCCAAACGTCCAGGCCACCCAGAACGCGGCCGCCCAGATGCCCAGCGCCAGCACCTCGGAAATGAGGCCACGCCACAGGCCGATCAAGACCGACACGCCCAGAACGGCAAGAATGATGTAATCGGCCCAATTCACCGGGTCACCTCACCGTGGGTACTGAGCGGCATTCACGGGGCGGTGACGACGTTGCCGTCCACGCCCAGCTTGCCCTTGATCTGGTCGCGGATGCGCACCGCATCGGCGCGCTGCGTCTGCGGACCCGCGCGCACGCGCCACAGCTGCTTGCCGTTGGCATTGACCGAATCCACGTAGCCGTCGAAGCCATTGGCGCGCAATTTGTCGCGCAGCGCATTGGCGTCGGCCTGCGTGCCCATGGCGGCCACCTGCACCGCCCAGCCGCCGGCACGCGACGATGCCGGCGCCGCAGAGCTGCCTGCAGCGGCCGTGGCTGCAGGCCTGGCGGCCGGCGGATCGTCCTGCGTGGGCGTCGAGGCGCTGCTTTCCAGGTGCGCCGGGGCACCCGGGATGGTCTGGGTGATCTTCAGGCGGGCGGCCTCCGCCGCCGCGCGGGATTCGAACGGGCCTGCGGTCACCAGCGTCAGCGACTTGCCGCCCTGGTTGATGGTGCGGCCGGAGGCGGCGTAGCCCAGTCCGCGCACGCGCTGGATCAGGCTCTGCGCGCTGGCGCTCGACGCATACGCGCTGAGATTGAGCGAATAGGCACCGTGGGCCGCCGTGGCCGGCGGCAGGGCGGGCTCCTGCTGCGCCGGAATGGCAGCCGCCTTGGCGGCAGTGGTGGTGGCGGAGCCCGTGACGGCCTGACCGCCCTTGCCCTGCACCGGAATCACCGGCTGCGCGGCGCTCGAACCCGGACGCGTCACCGTGGTCGGCTCCGGCTTCTGCCCGGCGGTGGGGTCGGTCTCCACGTCACGCGGGCGGCTGGAGCCGATGTTCACCGTTGCCAGCTGGTCGGTCGAGCCCACCGGGGCGGCCGAGGCGGCCG
This genomic interval from Dyella japonica A8 contains the following:
- the purF gene encoding amidophosphoribosyltransferase, whose product is MCGIIGIVGTSEVAASLYDGLTVLQHRGQDAAGIATVDGARLRLHKGNGLVRDVFNQTAMSGLHGRIGIGHCRYPTAGSDGSSEAQPFYVNSPYGIAFAHNGNLVNTETLRREMFEDDRRHINTDSDSEVLLNVLAHELQIQDRMALTPDHIFKAVAGVHQRARGGYACLALVLGYGLLAFRDPNGIRPLVLGERVTPEGREYAVASESVALDILGFKRLRDVEPGEAVFITNDGQLFARHCADSAVHAPCIFEYVYLARPDSMIENVSVYKARLRMGQKLAEKILRERPDHGIDAVIPIPDTARTAASALAEALGVPFREGFVKNRYIGRTFIMPGQGERVKSVRRKLNPVELEFRKKNVLLVDDSIVRGTTSRQIIQMARDAGAKNVFFASAAPPVRYPNVYGIDMPAASELVAAGHTEREVQDVLGADWLIYQDLPDLIWAVQDGNEKLKHFDTSCFSGEYVTGLDQQYLQQIEMLRSDDAKAARRSA
- a CDS encoding ferritin-like domain-containing protein gives rise to the protein MTADLHAAAKRCLDATDPAEKLRLTHAAWEAFLAGELGPDAASPAPEPIGAPGRPERPVLVPQRQVPHRGLGSAEGRAALVHAVAHIEFNAINLAWDAVYRFRGKPLGYYRDWASCAHDEARHFAMLSGRLAELGHAYGDFDAHNGLWEMAEKTAHHDTARMALVPRVLEARGLDVTPGMIERLVSVGDDRTVAILEVILREEVAHVAAGTRWFRHCCERDGLDPRETFLDLLRDYMGRNLRGPFNRPARLLAGFDDEELDRLTELAMLS
- a CDS encoding CvpA family protein, whose product is MNWADYIILAVLGVSVLIGLWRGLISEVLALGIWAAAFWVAWTFGPSVATGLEHHIELPSARIFVGYGACFVAVLILGALVRFLVSRLVEGTGLSGTDRLLGMVFGFARGVLLVTLGVFLLGFTAFIRDPWWHDSVLLPQFKGVAAWLGERVPDNVRHYLNPPALLDHLPALPASIPGASPATGHEIHPAAATTAAPATSS
- a CDS encoding SPOR domain-containing protein; amino-acid sequence: MKTRLLGAAVLIALAVLIVPMFISSNPPAASGDESVSLAIPPAPDRDLQTKTMSLTPGAASASTAAPAPRPAVPTPAASAAPVGSTDQLATVNIGSSRPRDVETDPTAGQKPEPTTVTRPGSSAAQPVIPVQGKGGQAVTGSATTTAAKAAAIPAQQEPALPPATAAHGAYSLNLSAYASSASAQSLIQRVRGLGYAASGRTINQGGKSLTLVTAGPFESRAAAEAARLKITQTIPGAPAHLESSASTPTQDDPPAARPAATAAAGSSAAPASSRAGGWAVQVAAMGTQADANALRDKLRANGFDGYVDSVNANGKQLWRVRAGPQTQRADAVRIRDQIKGKLGVDGNVVTAP